From the Helianthus annuus cultivar XRQ/B chromosome 17, HanXRQr2.0-SUNRISE, whole genome shotgun sequence genome, the window CTTTCCAGCAAAAAATGCTTCATAACGGGTCGCTGACCCCACATTTCATGCCGCCACATCATCACTCGATTGGTCCTTTCTCTCCGCTCCAGCTGTACTCGCTACATTCTCATCCCCTACATTTAAGTAACCACAAAACGAAAACGACTCACAAAAGCGGTGGCGGTCGGCACGGTAGTGGACGTCTTACCCGTCATGGCTCGGAAGGTAGTAATAAGAAAAGTGATAAATTTCGGGTACAATTTAGTTCGAAGTATATGAATTCTGAAGAGATTGAATCTATCCTTAAGATGCAGCATGCTGCAACTCATAGCAACGACCCGTATATAGACGACTATTATCACCAAGCCCGTGTTGCTAAAAGTACTTCCGATTCAAAATCAAAAACCCGTTTCTGTCCAGCTCATATTAAAGATTCTTCTTCTTTGAAATCCTCGCGTAATAGTACGGAAACTAAAAGTAGTTTTAACATTGATGCTCATGGAAGGATATCACTTCCGTTCATCCGTAGGCCCCAGCCGCTTCTTGAAGTTGACCCGCCAGCTGGCACTGAAGGAAAATCATCTGACAGACCATTAGAACAAGAACCGATGTTTGCTGCCAGAATCACAGTCGAGGACTGCCTTTGTGTTCTTCTTGATGTCGATGACATTGATCGGCTCCTGCAATTTAATCCGCCCCAAGATAACGGTGTTCAAATGAGACAAAGAAGGAAGATTCTTCTAGAAGGGTTGGCCACATCGCTTCAGCTCGTTGACCCGTTCGGAAAAAGGTCAAACCCGGTTGAGTTGACTCCGAAGGACGATATTGTCTTTTTACGAATAGTATCTCTTCCCAAGGGTCAGAAACTCGTATCAAAATATCTCCAGCTTTTGTCACCAAAGAGTGAGCTGGCACGTATAGTATGCATGACCATTTTCCGTCATTTACGGTATCTATTTGGCGGTCTTCCTTCTGACCACGAAGCTTCTTTGACCGTTTCTGGTCTAGTCAAAACAGTCTCCACTTGTATCGGGTCAATGGATCTTAATTCTCTGAGTGCTTGTCTAGCAGCAGTAGTATGTTCTTCAGAGCAGCCGCCACTTAGGCCACTTGGTAGCCCTTCTGGTGACGGGGCGTCAGTTATTCTCAAAGCGGTTTTGGATCGGGCTACTCAATTGTTAAGTAATCCGCAAGGTTTGACCGACCCCGCGTCGCAAAACCCAAAGCTTTGGCAAGCTTCATTCGATGCTTTTTTCGGGCTTCTTACAAAATACTGTTTAAGCAAGTACGACAGCTTAGTGCAAGCTATGCGTACACGGGGTCCACCAAGCACAGAAATGACCGTTTCAGATGCGGCTGGAGCCATCAGTAGAGAAATGCCGGTTGAACTTCTGCGTGCTAGTCTTCCACACACGGATAATAAGCAAAGGAAGATGTTGGTTGACTTCTCACAACGGTCAATGCAGGTTGCTGGTCATAGAGAGACCAGCGGTCAAGTGAACCCTGAGTCGGTAAGATGATGAGTTGGATGTTACGGAAAACATTGTACAACGGCTTTTATGTTGGTCCGAAATGGTGTCTTGACAAATGACAAGTTTAGGTTATGAATGCTTTGTTTGTTTCGTGTTGATCCTGCATGGATGAAGGTGATGGTGACAAATGGAAATAAATTAAACATGAAGAGAAATGAAGTTGGTTTATGTTGTGTAGTGAAATTTTTAACTAGCGGGACGACTCTTGTGTACAGACAGACATCAGGGGTACAC encodes:
- the LOC110935820 gene encoding protein PAT1 homolog 1, with product MERSTIINPSLSNDKLFDASQYAFFGQDVLEKADFGCLEVEEEEDKPLNGVGDDEYRLFDRDEESGVGSLSELDDLSTIFSKLNRTVSGPRHPGVIGDRGSGSGSISRESSSASEWLQERELSDWLDQHISDTENYQGNRRWSSQPHLHSDSKPLYRATSYPQEQHQFFSESLLPPIGQTNISSPHQHSHLLNRSATNPQLPFLDNNNSLHLSGGLHRSQGYNGSGSHLIPSGFSRYSQPQNTWANHMLHVDHAGLLSNTFQQKMLHNGSLTPHFMPPHHHSIGPFSPLQLYSLHSHPLHLSNHKTKTTHKSGGGRHGSGRLTRHGSEGSNKKSDKFRVQFSSKYMNSEEIESILKMQHAATHSNDPYIDDYYHQARVAKSTSDSKSKTRFCPAHIKDSSSLKSSRNSTETKSSFNIDAHGRISLPFIRRPQPLLEVDPPAGTEGKSSDRPLEQEPMFAARITVEDCLCVLLDVDDIDRLLQFNPPQDNGVQMRQRRKILLEGLATSLQLVDPFGKRSNPVELTPKDDIVFLRIVSLPKGQKLVSKYLQLLSPKSELARIVCMTIFRHLRYLFGGLPSDHEASLTVSGLVKTVSTCIGSMDLNSLSACLAAVVCSSEQPPLRPLGSPSGDGASVILKAVLDRATQLLSNPQGLTDPASQNPKLWQASFDAFFGLLTKYCLSKYDSLVQAMRTRGPPSTEMTVSDAAGAISREMPVELLRASLPHTDNKQRKMLVDFSQRSMQVAGHRETSGQVNPESVR